In Alteromonas macleodii, the sequence GGTATTAGCATGGGTGTCTTTACTAATGTTGCTTTTGTAGGGAAGTGTGAGACTAAAACCGCTTTCGAGTTTTGTAAGCGGCAATACTATTTCTTGGGCATCGGTTTTTTTTGACTGTTGGTTATCATCCGCAGATTTATTCGCTGTGGTGCTAGTTGCAGTGTTAGCGGCTGCGCAACTAAATAACGCTAAACATGCGCTTGAAATCGCCGCTGCTCTACCTAAAGCCATAAAAGAACGTTGAGTGTGACGCTTTTGGGTCATTGTTGTTATTGTCCTAAAACTTTCTGAGTGTAAGCACATGCTTAGCCGAACGAGTAAAGCATGGCCTAGAAGAATTAAATGGGGAGGTCACAAACATATTGACCTTCCCCTTACTAATAGACTGGCTATCGATAAACGTACTTAGTTAAGCTGCCAGGTAAAGCCAAGCTCGAAGGTGCGCCCGTACTCTTCATACTGTGCATTTTGGCTGCGCGTATCAAAATAGTTGTAGAAGGGTTCGTCACCCAAGTTAATGCCGTTGAAATAGACCTGCATGCTATTGTTAATGTAGTAGCGTGCCATGAAATCAACCTGAATGTGGTCGTCTTCGAATCTCAACATGTCGCCATCAATTTCTTCGAAATTGTCACTCTTATAGGTGGTAGCTAAACGCACGCTGAAGTCATTGGCTTCGTAACCAATGGTTAAGTTGCCAATGCGGTCTGACTGGTTCGGTAATTGAGTTTCAAATTTCTCGCCGTCTAAGAAAGTTGTCGCTTCTGAGTCGGTAAAGGTGGCGTTGGCAGAAACAATAAAGCCGTTATTGAAAGCTTTTACCCAAGAAAGTTCTAAGCCGGTCAAATCAGCAGAATCACCATTTATTGGCTGTATGACCTCTTCAAAACCTTCCCAGCCGGTGGTGCCAGCTACGTCAGCGTACACTACAAAGTTATCGATATTCTTGTAGAACAGCCCAGCTGACATTACACCAATATCGCCTGGATAGTATTCAATCGATAAGTCGAGGTTTTGTGCTTCATACGGCTGAAGCTCAGGGTTGCCAACTTCGGCTGCGCGTTCAGTGACAAATACGCCATCGTCTTCTTCTGTTTTGCTCTCAATGATTTGGAATGCCGCTACGTCTTCAAATTTAGGTCTTGAAATAGTTTGCGTGTAAGCGGCGCGAAGCTGGAGTTTTTCTGAAAATGTATACCTAGCGTTCACGCTGGGTAACCAATGGTCATAGTCGCGCTCCGCATTCCATGGTGTATTAACCACTTCTTCAACGTCGGTTTCTTCGTTTTCTACTAGCTCTACTCGCATACCTGATGTAGAAAAGTCAGTGCGCTCATAGCGAACACCCGCAACTAGGTGGAGTTTATCAATGTCTACGCTACCCATGACATAGGCGGCAAAAATATCCTCTTCATTAATATAAGTGGCGCCGCGAGACTCCACTTCAGAATTTAGACTGTCTAATTCTAGGCTACTGCGGTTGTCGTTAAAATAACTGCGCATTTCACTGCGATTAAGCCCTGGCCCAAAGTCATCGAGTGAATAATCTGGACTTACAGCGCCAAACTGAGAAGCATCTAACTCGTCAAAGTCACCGTCGAAAATTGCTATGCTGCTGTCTCGGTCTTTTTCTCGGCTGCGGTATTTAGAACCCATTTTTAATTCGCCAATATAACCACCAAGATTAAGAGGGCGTGCTACATCGAATTTAATACTGGTTTCGGTGTCTTTGGTGTAGTTGTCTTCAAAGCTTATCTCATCTACCTCGTAAGTTGATAAGTCCATGGCATCAGCGTTTTGTGAAACAGTAGGGCGCATTGTATTTATATTGGCGTCAATACTGTCATTTTCAGTTTTAAAGACGTAATACAGGGCATCAGGTTCATCTTCATCAGATTTCGCATAACCAAGTTGCCAGTTGGCTGTCCAAGTTTTTAATTGATGTTCACCACCTAACGCCACGGTAAATATACTTTGGCTCTCAAAGCGGTCTTTACTTTCTCTTTCTATTTCCGAATCTTCGCCGTCGAACGTAAATATGTTGCCCTGGCGAAATTCATCGTCAGAAAACTCGCTGTAGAGTGTGCGAAGAAAATACTGGTTGTTAAAGTCTGGGCGAAAATCAATATTTAATGCACTACCTAAACGCTCGCGGGTGATGGTGTAATGGCGCTGTTCAAGTTCATCTTCACCGTTACTTTCCACGTTGTCTGAACCAAAGTCTCTGTCAAAATACGAGATAGCGCCAGCCACTCCCCATTCTGGTGATAGTTTCTTAGTGAAAGTGCCAGAAAGCTTAGGGCTGGTTTCATCACGCAAATCGTTTTGACTTGCCTGTACCGTCACGCTTGCGGTATCACGCGCTTTATCAAAGGCGCTTACGCTTTTGACGGCTACCGAGCCACCAATAGCGTCGCCGTCCATATCCGGGGTTACAGATTTAGAAACTTCCAAGGTTTGAATAAGCTCAGATGGAATTACGTCTAGTGCTACTGAACGTACGCCTGACTCCGGTGAAGGGATATTTAAACCGTTGATAGTCACGTTATTCAGGTTAGGGTCGATACCTCGTATTCCAACGAAACGGCCTTCACCTTGATCTCGCTCGATAGATAAACCGGGTAAGCGTTGCAAAGACTCTGCAGCATTCTGATCTGGAAACTGACCAATGGCATCAGCTGAAACAATGGAAGAAATGCGGTCTGATGCTCTTTGCTGATTAATTGCACTTGCTTGTCCGCTTCGTTGTCCGCGTACCAGTATTTCGTCAATTGTATCGCCGTTTCCAAGCTCAACGGCAGCGCGGGCAATACCGTTATCAGTCACCTGGATATCTTGTGTGACGGTTTGTTCACCTAGGTAAGAAACCTCTAGTGTGTAAGTACCCTCGGGAATAGATGGAAAGCGAAACGTACCGTCTCTGCCTGCTTCGGTGCTAAGCCCTAATTCGACAATCTTTATTTGTGCGCCGGCATAGCTGCGTGCCTTTGCGGCGTCTTTTACAGAACCGATTATTACGCCATCAGCAGCTGAAACAGGAGAAGCAATGGTGAGACCCAATGCTGTTATACAAGCAAGGGTAAGAGATGAGTACGCGGTTTTAATTTTCATTTATTTTCCAAACAATTAAGCAGTCAAAAGATGTGATAAGCAAGTGGGTAAGTACACTAAAAAGTCTGCGTGACAGTTATATGACGATGTGATGGAAGTGGTGTCTCGATAAACGAAATCGTGACAAAATTTTAGTTTGTTGAGCTAAAATGACCCTGAATTAACCTTCTGAATTAATTGGTTTTATTTTCGCTGTTTATCGTTATCTGCGCACTTTGCCATCAAGATGTCACATTGATGAGCCAAACTGACCCTCGACAGTTTCAGCAGAATTGGGCAAGACTCTCGTTTTATTTTTAACGCTTTCGCACATAGACATGGTGCGTGAGGTAATTCACCACGAGATATTCTCAAAGAGAGCATTATGTTTACCTTTTCAAACGCAACACAATTTAGACACCACAAGCTTTGGCTGGTATTTACTGCGGGCATAGTGACGCTGGCGGTTTGCTTGGCTTCTATGTTCGGTGATCTCAAAGAAAGCGCTGTAATATCAAACCTAGATATTTTGGGGGAGGGCAGTATCGCTTTTTTAACCTTGGCATGGATGCTTGCTGCCCTTGCCAGTCGTCCTCCTGGAACAGTAACTAGCCTTCTGACGATAGGGCTAGGTTTATTTTTGTTTTCCGTCAGCTTGGACTTTTTAGATGAGTTTTTTCACTACCCCGAAGAAGCTTACTGGATAAGTATGATTGAGTCTTATCCAGCAGCCGTGGGGATGGTGGTGATGACTGCGGCGCTTTATCGATGGCACTTAGAGCAGCGCGCCTTAAATTTGCAATTGCGGCGTAGGGAGTGGGATTTTCGCGATCACGACGCCATCGACCCCATAACGCAACTTTACAGAGCAGAGTATTGGAAAGAACAAATTCACAAGCAACAGCGCTCAGGTAAGTCAGCCGTTCTAGCCATCATTGATATTAATAATTTCTCTTTGTTTAACCAGAAGCATGGGTACACGGAAGGCGATAGATATCTGCATGACATTGCGCAACTAATAATTATGAATTTACGGCAGCAAGATTTAGCTTGTCGTTATGCTGGTGATCGTTTTGCCATTCTAATGCCGGATATTTCGCCCATGCAGGCTGATATTATTCTCAATGATATTAAAGCCAGTATCCAACATCTTGCTTTTAGGCACAGCCAAAATGCGAATGCGATTTACACCACTGCACGTAGCACTCAAGTAACTTTGCTGCCCAACCAGCGACTAGCAACGGTGATTAATAACATGCTCTTGGAACTTGAACGGCCACATGATAGCGCAGCCTAATAAAGGCGTTTTGTGCAAAGTAAAAAGACGCCTACGGTAAGTAATTTATGGATTTAACACTACCATTAGAAGCACTGCGTGCAGCTGAGGGCAGAGATGCTCACATTGCAGAGGCTGAGCATAACCACCCTAAAAACCCTTCTGTTATGGGTGTCTTTGCAACAGGAAATGCTGATGACCTTGGCATGGGGGTCTTCGCAAAAGCAGATGCTGATGTGCATGGCGTGGGTGTCATTGCTAGTGCTAGTGTGGTGATGTCTGTTCAAGACAAAGCGATTCGTGGGTGTTGGTTGGTGCGGGCTGCACTGGATGTGGCGCTATCGAGAGGGGCCAATAAAAATAAGGTGCTGCGAGGCACCGGTATTTTTGATGATGCCTTACAAAGTGATTCTCTACTAAGCATAAAACAGTATTCATTGCTGTTAGGGAATGTGCATGCTCAAACAAAAGGTAGCGATGTTAGCTTTATGCTCGGTGGTGCTTTAGCTTCACAGTGGCAGCACAGTCCTTTGCATGTGTTAGCAGCATGCGAAAATGTCGAAGCACTACTTTTTCACCTCACTCACCATCATATATTCAGGTGGTGTAGCTTACCGCTATGTCAATTTCAGCGTTTTGAAAACGCAAATAACATAGTATTGGTACCACAGTTAACAGGGGGTAACAGCAAGCTATCTTTATTCACTATTGAAATGGCATTAGCAAGTATCGTTTCACTGTTAAGAAATATTGCTAATAAGCGAATACGTCTGTCTTTTACTTTTACGGGTAGTCGGCCGAAAAACATCGCTGATTATGAAACCCACCTTGGTCTTAAGTTATCGTTTAACAGTCCCTTTAATAGTATTTGTATTGAAAAAGACGTATTGCTTCAGCCCCTAAAACCGGTAAGTAGAGCGGCAGACGTTTGTGAACCACAGGTCCCATCAAGCTATTTAGTAGATAACAGTTTATTACGAAGCAGTGTTACTTCATCAAAAGCAGCGTCTCTGACTACGCTGCAACCATGTCTGTCTTTGCCAGATTTTGTCAGACATTACATTTTTGCATTTAGCGCAGAAAGTGCAAATACTGGGTTACCCGAATTATCACAAAAGTTGGACGTTAGCGTGGCTACCTTGAAGCGAAAATTGAAGGAGTTTGGCGTTAGCTTTCGCACGTTGTCTGAAGAAGTCCAGCGTAATCATGCGGTAATGCTTTTGTCAGTAAATAAAGTTAGCAACGAAGTTGCTGCAAATGCAATGGGCATTAACGACCTAACTAATTTTCGCCGTACCGTAAAACGGCTTACCGGCAAAACTCCCAGCGAACTGCGTGATGCCCGTTAAACTGCGTGACTCCCAGTGAACTGCGTGATGCCCGTTAAACTGCGTGACTCCCAGTGAACTGCAAGCCTAGCCCAAAGCTTAAAAAACTAAAAGAGTAGCTGTAACCATTCAGAAGGGTTAGCTGTTGAGAGGTAAACTTCTTTTCAACGCACTTAAAACCTTTTATCCTTTGCTGCTTTAGCTTCGCACCGTGAAAGACCGTGAAGATATGGTCTTGTTGAAGCTTGTTTTACGCATTCGCACCCTTAAGGTGGCTGTTCAGCGTAGCCTTTAAACTGTTGCTGTTACGCAATAAAACCCAAAAGAGAGTTTTCTGTGCACGAAAATAACGACTTTGCACCAAATTCTATTATTCCAAACCCACTAGGTCTAACGCCTATTTTGCTTTTTGTGATCCTTGTTGTGGTAACAGGCATCACCACAAATGACATTACCGCAATGCCTATTTTGGTGGCGTTTTTCATTAGTGCCGGGTATGGCTTATGTTTGAACCCCAAAGGCAGGAAAGTTAGCTTTTCCGAAAAGGTACAAACTTTTTGCAAAGGCGGTGGCGACAAGAACATTATTCTCTTAGTGCTGATAT encodes:
- a CDS encoding TonB-dependent receptor, whose amino-acid sequence is MKIKTAYSSLTLACITALGLTIASPVSAADGVIIGSVKDAAKARSYAGAQIKIVELGLSTEAGRDGTFRFPSIPEGTYTLEVSYLGEQTVTQDIQVTDNGIARAAVELGNGDTIDEILVRGQRSGQASAINQQRASDRISSIVSADAIGQFPDQNAAESLQRLPGLSIERDQGEGRFVGIRGIDPNLNNVTINGLNIPSPESGVRSVALDVIPSELIQTLEVSKSVTPDMDGDAIGGSVAVKSVSAFDKARDTASVTVQASQNDLRDETSPKLSGTFTKKLSPEWGVAGAISYFDRDFGSDNVESNGEDELEQRHYTITRERLGSALNIDFRPDFNNQYFLRTLYSEFSDDEFRQGNIFTFDGEDSEIERESKDRFESQSIFTVALGGEHQLKTWTANWQLGYAKSDEDEPDALYYVFKTENDSIDANINTMRPTVSQNADAMDLSTYEVDEISFEDNYTKDTETSIKFDVARPLNLGGYIGELKMGSKYRSREKDRDSSIAIFDGDFDELDASQFGAVSPDYSLDDFGPGLNRSEMRSYFNDNRSSLELDSLNSEVESRGATYINEEDIFAAYVMGSVDIDKLHLVAGVRYERTDFSTSGMRVELVENEETDVEEVVNTPWNAERDYDHWLPSVNARYTFSEKLQLRAAYTQTISRPKFEDVAAFQIIESKTEEDDGVFVTERAAEVGNPELQPYEAQNLDLSIEYYPGDIGVMSAGLFYKNIDNFVVYADVAGTTGWEGFEEVIQPINGDSADLTGLELSWVKAFNNGFIVSANATFTDSEATTFLDGEKFETQLPNQSDRIGNLTIGYEANDFSVRLATTYKSDNFEEIDGDMLRFEDDHIQVDFMARYYINNSMQVYFNGINLGDEPFYNYFDTRSQNAQYEEYGRTFELGFTWQLN
- a CDS encoding diguanylate cyclase domain-containing protein — encoded protein: MFTFSNATQFRHHKLWLVFTAGIVTLAVCLASMFGDLKESAVISNLDILGEGSIAFLTLAWMLAALASRPPGTVTSLLTIGLGLFLFSVSLDFLDEFFHYPEEAYWISMIESYPAAVGMVVMTAALYRWHLEQRALNLQLRRREWDFRDHDAIDPITQLYRAEYWKEQIHKQQRSGKSAVLAIIDINNFSLFNQKHGYTEGDRYLHDIAQLIIMNLRQQDLACRYAGDRFAILMPDISPMQADIILNDIKASIQHLAFRHSQNANAIYTTARSTQVTLLPNQRLATVINNMLLELERPHDSAA
- a CDS encoding AraC family transcriptional regulator ligand-binding domain-containing protein: MDLTLPLEALRAAEGRDAHIAEAEHNHPKNPSVMGVFATGNADDLGMGVFAKADADVHGVGVIASASVVMSVQDKAIRGCWLVRAALDVALSRGANKNKVLRGTGIFDDALQSDSLLSIKQYSLLLGNVHAQTKGSDVSFMLGGALASQWQHSPLHVLAACENVEALLFHLTHHHIFRWCSLPLCQFQRFENANNIVLVPQLTGGNSKLSLFTIEMALASIVSLLRNIANKRIRLSFTFTGSRPKNIADYETHLGLKLSFNSPFNSICIEKDVLLQPLKPVSRAADVCEPQVPSSYLVDNSLLRSSVTSSKAASLTTLQPCLSLPDFVRHYIFAFSAESANTGLPELSQKLDVSVATLKRKLKEFGVSFRTLSEEVQRNHAVMLLSVNKVSNEVAANAMGINDLTNFRRTVKRLTGKTPSELRDAR